One genomic segment of Helianthus annuus cultivar XRQ/B chromosome 14, HanXRQr2.0-SUNRISE, whole genome shotgun sequence includes these proteins:
- the LOC110907162 gene encoding G-type lectin S-receptor-like serine/threonine-protein kinase At4g27290 — MSAIWSSNSTTESVNATAKLHDTGNLVLMDQNEKVLWQSFDYPTQHWLPGMKIGNDYSRGIEWHLSSWKISQHPLVGEFTWGAENHGYPDFKLKQGSVVKMRGDAWRNQQIKGISSFSRNWTFTYKVIIHEKEVSFSYNHDNSSTLFRITLSSSGKLESWGWVEGAKNLQPGQSLPKDLCDTYNICGAYGSCVTNMFDQSCACLDETKFVPRNKKGWEMADWSDGCVRRTPLYCKNGTETFIKYSARHT; from the coding sequence ATGAGCGCGATTTGGTCTTCGAACTCAACAACCGAATCAGTCAATGCGACTGCAAAGCTTCACGATACAGGAAATCTGGTCTTGATGGACCAAAATGAGAAGGTTCTCTGGCAAAGTTTTGATTACCCAACTCAACACTGGCTTCCTGGAATGAAGATAGGTAATGATTATTCGAGGGGCATCGAATGGCACCTATCATCTTGGAAGATTAGTCAACATCCACTTGTAGGTGAGTTTACCTGGGGTGCTGAGAATCATGGGTATCCGGATTTCAAACTAAAACAAGGTTCTGTGGTCAAAATGCGCGGCGATGCATGGAGAAATCAACAGATTAAAGGGATTTCATCATTCAGCAGGAACTGGACTTTTACATACAAAGTAATTATTCACGAAAAGGAGGTGTCTTTTAGTTATAATCATGATAACAGTTCTACCCTATTTAGGATTACCTTGAGTTCTTCTGGGAAACTAGAAAGTTGGGGCTGGGTAGAAGGTGCTAAGAATTTGCAGCCTGGCCAGTCATTACCTAAAGATCTCTGTGATACATACAACATTTGTGGTGCTTATGGAAGTTGTGTCACTAATATGTTTGACCAGTCTTGTGCTTGCTTGGATGAGACAAAATTTGTGCCAAGAAACAAAAAGGGTTGGGAAATGGCTGATTGGTCAGATGGTTGTGTTAGGCGAACACCGTTGTATTGTAAAAATGGGACAGAAACATTCATCAAATATTCTGCCAGACACACATAG
- the LOC110905759 gene encoding G-type lectin S-receptor-like serine/threonine-protein kinase At4g27290, with translation MNMQECEAQCLANCTCMAYTNPDASLGGRGCLLWFGELIDIRVYPEVKSGRDIFVRIAASNESVAQLSYIKKRGANTKIIILVIVAGVLLIGFTTSWLWHVRKGNNHDESMEEGVISKRQEEAMELPLFTFSRIANATANFSPDNKLGEGGFGPVYKGVLEQGHHVAVKRLSRNSSQGLDEFRNEVICISKLQHRNLVKLLGCCIQGDEKLLIYEYMPNKSLDAFIFDKAQGMFLDWTRRFNIIKGIARGLVYLHQDSRFRIIHRDLKASNILLDQDMNPKISDFGIARSFGGNESRGNTEIVVGTYGYMSPEYALDGIFSMKSDVFSFGVLVLEIVSGKRNRRFTQQENNNNLMGYTWNLYNEGRSMELVDATFAESCHPQEVLRSIQVGLLCVQQNAGDRPNMSSVIMMLSGEHSFPQPKQPAYFMEGDLFAANFSASTKPTGSINELTITEVDAR, from the exons ATGAATATGCAAGAATGTGAAGCACAGTGCTTAGCGAATTGTACTTGCATGGCTTATACAAATCCAGATGCCAGTCTTGGAGGAAGGGGGTGCTTGCTTTGGTTCGGTGAACTTATAGATATCCGAGTGTATCCTGAAGTCAAGAGCGGTAGGGATATCTTTGTAAGAATAGCTGCTTCCAATGAATCAG TTGCTCAATTGAGTTACATAAAGAAAAGAGGAGCAAACACTAAAATCATCATACTTGTAATCGTTGCGGGAGTTCTTCTTATAGGCTTCACCACTTCATGGTTGTGGCATGTGCGGAAAGGCAACAATCATGATGAATCAATGGAGGAAG GGGTTATATCTAAAAGGCAGGAAGAAGCCATGGAGCTTCCACTATTTACCTTTTCTAGAATTGCTAACGCCACTGCCAATTTCTCACCAGACAATAAACTAGGAGAGGGTGGATTTGGACCAGTTTATAAG GGTGTGCTAGAACAAGGGCATCATGTCGCAGTTAAGCGTCTCTCCAGGAATTCCAGTCAAGGACTTGATGAGTTCAGAAATGAAGTCATATGCATTTCAAAACTCCAACACCGAAATCTTGTAAAGCTTCTTGGATGTTGCATACAGGGAGATGAGAAGTTGTTGATCTATGAGTACATGCCAAATAAAAGTTTAGACGCCTTTATTTTTG ATAAAGCACAAGGCATGTTTCTTGATTGGACAAGGCGCTTCAATATTATCAAAGGAATAGCTAGAGGACTTGTTTACTTGCATCAAGATTCCAGATTTAGGATCATCCACAGAGATCTTAAAGCTAGCAACATTTTACTTGATCAGGATATGAACCCTAAGATATCAGACTTTGGCATAGCTAGAAGTTTTGGTGGAAACGAGAGCCGAGGAAACACAGAAATAGTTGTTGGCACATA TGGTTACATGTCTCCTGAATATGCTTTAGATGGTATTTTTTCAATGAAGTCAGATGTATTTAGCTTCGGTGTCTTGGTGCTAGAGATTGTGAGTGGGAAGAGAAATAGACGGTTCACCCAACAAGAGAACAACAATAACCTTATGGGATAT ACATGGAATCTCTATAATGAAGGAAGATCAATGGAATTGGTTGATGCAACTTTTGCTGAATCTTGCCACCCGCAGGAAGTTTTAAGATCAATCCAAGTAGGGTTGCTATGTGTACAACAAAATGCAGGAGACAGGCCAAACATGTCATCGGTAATTATGATGTTAAGTGGCGAGCATTCATTCCCGCAACCTAAGCAACCAGCATATTTCATGGAAGGTGATTTATTTGCTGCTAATTTCTCAGCAAGTACTAAGCCAACAGGTTCGATCAACGAATTAACTATCACGGAGGTGGATGCAAGATAA